The Athene noctua chromosome 13, bAthNoc1.hap1.1, whole genome shotgun sequence genome has a segment encoding these proteins:
- the SNX33 gene encoding sorting nexin-33 isoform X2, whose protein sequence is MALKARALYNFQSENKEEISIQENEELVIFSENSLDGWLQGQNSRGETGLFPASYVEILRSRSGSNYTDYSSSPAGSPGHDSSFYTAPPNPGISYQGSFEDDDDDDWDDWDDACTVVEEPRSTPGTNGHPSPSLQYPAAYGHHQHTGYRPKPALERQDSMSSSKRGSVVGRNLNRFSCFVRSGVEAFILGDVPLMSKIAEVYSIEMGSKGPQWRANPHPFICSVEDPTKQTKFKGIKSYISYKLTPSNINSPVYRRYKHFDWLYNRLLHKFTVISVPHLPEKQATGRFEEDFIEKRKRRLILWMDHMTSHPVLSQYEGFQHFLCCRDEKQWKLGKRRAEKDEMVGASFLLTIQIPTEHQDLQDVEDRVDAFKAFSKKMDDSVLQLTNVASELGLLSNFPDIIHLQKGAFAKVKESQRMSDEGRMDQEEADGIRKRCRVVGFALQAEMNHFHERRVADFKRMMQSYLKEQIVFYQRVSQQLEKTLRMYDNL, encoded by the exons ATGGCGTTGAAAGCCAGAGCGCTTTACAACTTCCAGAGCGAAAACAAAGAGGAGATCAGCATCCAGGAGAACGAGGAGCTCGTCATCTTCAGCGAGAACTCCCTGGACGGGTGGTTACAAGGCCAAAACAGCCGCGGGGAGACCGGCCTCTTCCCTGCCTCCTACGTCGAAATCCTCCGCTCCCGGTCGGGCTCCAACTACACGGACTACTCCAGCAGCCCGGCCGGGTCCCCCGGGCACGACTCCTCCTTCTacacagccccccccaaccctggcATCTCCTACCAGGGCAGTTTTGAGGATGACGATGATGATGATTGGGACGACTGGGACGATGCTTGTACGGTGGTGGAGGAGCCCCGGAGCACGCCAGGCACCAACGGGCACCCTTCGCCCAGCCTGCAGTACCCGGCGGCATATGGCCACCACCAGCACACCGGGTACCGGCCCAAGCCGGCCCTGGAGAGGCAGGACAGCATGAGCTCCTCCAAGAGGGGCAGCGTGGTGGGGAGGAACCTCAACCGCTTCTCCTGCTTCGTCCGCTCGGGGGTGGAAGCCTTCATCCTGGGCGATGTGCCCCTCATGTCCAAGATCGCCGAGGTGTACTCCATCGAGATGGGCTCCAAAGGTCCCCAGTGGAGGGCGAACCCCCACCCCTTCATCTGCTCTGTGGAGGACCCAACCAAGCAAACCAAGTTCAAGGGCATCAAGAGCTACATCTCCTACAAGCTGACCCCCAGCAACATCAACTCGCCCGTCTACCGGCGGTACAAGCACTTTGACTGGCTCTACAACCGCCTCCTGCACAAGTTCACGGTCATCTCGGTGCCCCACCTGCCCGAGAAGCAGGCCACCGGGCGCTTTGAGGAGGACTTCATCGAGAAGCGCAAGCGGCGGCTGATCCTCTGGATGGACCATATGACCAGTCACCCCGTCCTCTCCCAGTACGAGGGCTTCCAGCACTTCCTCTGCTGCCGCGACGAGAAGCAGTGGAAGCTGGGCAAACGTCGGGCGGAGAAGGACGAGATGGTGGGTGCCAGCTTCCTCCTCACCATCCAGATCCCCACGGAGCACCAGGACCTGCAGGATGTGGAGGACCGCGTGGATGCCTTCAAGGCCTTCAGCAAGAAGATGGACGACAGTGTCCTGCAGCTGACCAACGTGGCCTCGGAGCT AGGGCTCCTCTCCAACTTCCCAGACATCATCCACCTCCAGAAAG GCGCCTTCGCGAAGGTGAAGGAGAGCCAGCGGATGAGCGACGAGGGCAGGATGGACCAGGAGGAGGCGGATGGGATCCGCAAGCGCTGCCGCGTGGTGGGCTTCGCCCTGCAAGCCGAGATGAACCACTTCCACGAGCGGCGCGTGGCTGACTTCAAGAGGATGATGCAGTCTTACTTAAAGGAGCAGATCGTCTTCTACCAGCGTGTCAGCCAGCAGCTGGAGAAGACATTACGCATGTACGACAACCTCTAA
- the SNX33 gene encoding sorting nexin-33 isoform X1, translating into MALKARALYNFQSENKEEISIQENEELVIFSENSLDGWLQGQNSRGETGLFPASYVEILRSRSGSNYTDYSSSPAGSPGHDSSFYTAPPNPGISYQGSFEDDDDDDWDDWDDACTVVEEPRSTPGTNGHPSPSLQYPAAYGHHQHTGYRPKPALERQDSMSSSKRGSVVGRNLNRFSCFVRSGVEAFILGDVPLMSKIAEVYSIEMGSKGPQWRANPHPFICSVEDPTKQTKFKGIKSYISYKLTPSNINSPVYRRYKHFDWLYNRLLHKFTVISVPHLPEKQATGRFEEDFIEKRKRRLILWMDHMTSHPVLSQYEGFQHFLCCRDEKQWKLGKRRAEKDEMVGASFLLTIQIPTEHQDLQDVEDRVDAFKAFSKKMDDSVLQLTNVASELVRKHVGGFRKEFQKLGNAFQAISHSFHMDPPYSSDALNNAISHTGKTYETVGEMFAEQPKNDLFLMLDTLSLYQGLLSNFPDIIHLQKGAFAKVKESQRMSDEGRMDQEEADGIRKRCRVVGFALQAEMNHFHERRVADFKRMMQSYLKEQIVFYQRVSQQLEKTLRMYDNL; encoded by the exons ATGGCGTTGAAAGCCAGAGCGCTTTACAACTTCCAGAGCGAAAACAAAGAGGAGATCAGCATCCAGGAGAACGAGGAGCTCGTCATCTTCAGCGAGAACTCCCTGGACGGGTGGTTACAAGGCCAAAACAGCCGCGGGGAGACCGGCCTCTTCCCTGCCTCCTACGTCGAAATCCTCCGCTCCCGGTCGGGCTCCAACTACACGGACTACTCCAGCAGCCCGGCCGGGTCCCCCGGGCACGACTCCTCCTTCTacacagccccccccaaccctggcATCTCCTACCAGGGCAGTTTTGAGGATGACGATGATGATGATTGGGACGACTGGGACGATGCTTGTACGGTGGTGGAGGAGCCCCGGAGCACGCCAGGCACCAACGGGCACCCTTCGCCCAGCCTGCAGTACCCGGCGGCATATGGCCACCACCAGCACACCGGGTACCGGCCCAAGCCGGCCCTGGAGAGGCAGGACAGCATGAGCTCCTCCAAGAGGGGCAGCGTGGTGGGGAGGAACCTCAACCGCTTCTCCTGCTTCGTCCGCTCGGGGGTGGAAGCCTTCATCCTGGGCGATGTGCCCCTCATGTCCAAGATCGCCGAGGTGTACTCCATCGAGATGGGCTCCAAAGGTCCCCAGTGGAGGGCGAACCCCCACCCCTTCATCTGCTCTGTGGAGGACCCAACCAAGCAAACCAAGTTCAAGGGCATCAAGAGCTACATCTCCTACAAGCTGACCCCCAGCAACATCAACTCGCCCGTCTACCGGCGGTACAAGCACTTTGACTGGCTCTACAACCGCCTCCTGCACAAGTTCACGGTCATCTCGGTGCCCCACCTGCCCGAGAAGCAGGCCACCGGGCGCTTTGAGGAGGACTTCATCGAGAAGCGCAAGCGGCGGCTGATCCTCTGGATGGACCATATGACCAGTCACCCCGTCCTCTCCCAGTACGAGGGCTTCCAGCACTTCCTCTGCTGCCGCGACGAGAAGCAGTGGAAGCTGGGCAAACGTCGGGCGGAGAAGGACGAGATGGTGGGTGCCAGCTTCCTCCTCACCATCCAGATCCCCACGGAGCACCAGGACCTGCAGGATGTGGAGGACCGCGTGGATGCCTTCAAGGCCTTCAGCAAGAAGATGGACGACAGTGTCCTGCAGCTGACCAACGTGGCCTCGGAGCTGGTGCGCAAGCACGTGGGGGGCTTCCGGAAGGAGTTCCAGAAGCTGGGCAATGCCTTCCAAGCCATCAGCCACTCTTTCCACATGGACCCCCCCTACAGCTCCGATGCCCTCAACAACGCCATCTCCCACACGGGCAAGACGTACGAGACCGTGGGGGAGATGTTCGCTGAGCAGCCCAAGAATGACCTGTTCCTCATGCTGGACACTCTCTCTTTGTACCAAGGGCTCCTCTCCAACTTCCCAGACATCATCCACCTCCAGAAAG GCGCCTTCGCGAAGGTGAAGGAGAGCCAGCGGATGAGCGACGAGGGCAGGATGGACCAGGAGGAGGCGGATGGGATCCGCAAGCGCTGCCGCGTGGTGGGCTTCGCCCTGCAAGCCGAGATGAACCACTTCCACGAGCGGCGCGTGGCTGACTTCAAGAGGATGATGCAGTCTTACTTAAAGGAGCAGATCGTCTTCTACCAGCGTGTCAGCCAGCAGCTGGAGAAGACATTACGCATGTACGACAACCTCTAA